Proteins from a single region of Theobroma cacao cultivar B97-61/B2 chromosome 10, Criollo_cocoa_genome_V2, whole genome shotgun sequence:
- the LOC18585847 gene encoding probable serine/threonine-protein kinase fhkA isoform X3: protein MEVSSEVEAVIQFLRKNGLREAEKALEEDMMEKNEEEEVGAFDFEKFLFPMPPPVRIPATIRRSEVDEKVKSSDGSDSDGDEFVSLRSSTSDVCSSDFVNPYGLHSASQADSDTSSDRLSQFGTARDYPDFDMQNDLYWYDDKDEGYLMTPCFAGSDFYGCPSEDKFVTTSETEKQQHNTLSVLDKSEGFQTEASIDYLDKPCLYNMACINGENEVQAMDYYHFDKCNRLEGDIEPELKNCAYGCSLPLCKCCGAPGLYDENPVNFSYLSSKETDLGDLQLKAAGDIDTDYNRASKHKSDKNVYSAKRGSNDWIDGFEDASDLVHKIAEKDLFPNTIDSYGVEDDEDNGELSEPKAAADGEDNTGDELLMYSNEEEYEVFNLRIVHRKNRTGFEENKDLPIVLNTVIAGRYYVTEYLGSAAFSKVVQAHDLLMGIDVCLKIIKNDKDFFDQSLDEIKLLKLVNKHDPGDEHHILRLYDYFYHQEHLFIVCELLRANLYEFQKFNQESGGVAYFNLSRLQVVTRQCLEALDYLHGLGIIHCDLKPENILIKSYRRCEIKIIDLGSSCFQTDNLCLYVQSRSYRAPEVILGLPYDKKIDLWSLGCILAELSSGEVLFPNDAVVMILARMVGMLGPFDLEMLENGQETYKYFTKEYDLYHINEETNQLEYIISEESLLEHHLQVSDVGFLDFVRHLLQMNPQRRPTAREALQHPWLLCSY, encoded by the exons ATGGAGGTGAGCTCTGAGGTGGAAGCTGTGATACAGTTTCTGAGGAAGAATGGATTGAGAGAAGCTGAGAAAGCTCTTGAGGAAGATATgatggagaaaaatgaagaagaagaagtgggTGCTTTTGATTTCGAGAAATTCTTGTTCCCCATGCCGCCACCGGTAAGGATTCCGGCGACCATCCGGAGATCGGAGGTGGATGAGAAAGTCAAGTCCAGTGATGGGTCGGATTCAGATGGTGATGAATTTGTCAGCTTGAGGTCTTCTACAAGTGATGTTTGCTCTTCAG ACTTTGTGAATCCATATGGACTTCATTCTGCATCTCAGGCTGATTCCGATACTTCATCAGATAGATTATCTCAATTTGGAACAGCACGTGATTATCCTGATTTTGACATGCAAAATGACTTGTATTGGTATGATGACAAAGATGAAGGCTACCTCATGACTCCATGCTTTGCTGGGTCAGACTTCTATGGCTGTCCAAGTGAGGATAAGTTTGTCACAACTTCAGAGACAGAGAAGCAACAACATAATACACTGAGTGTACTTGACAAATCTGAAGGATTTCAAACAGAGGCAAGCATTGATTACTTGGACAAGCCATGCCTTTATAATATGGCCTGCATAAATGGGGAAAATGAGGTTCAAGCAATGgattattatcattttgatAAATGTAATAGGCTTGAAGGGGACATTGAACCGGAGTTGAAGAACTGTGCTTATGGTTGTTCACTTCCTCTTTGCAAATGTTGTGGGGCACCAGGTCTTTATGATGAAAATCCTGTGAACTTCAGCTACTTGAGCTCCAAAGAAACTGATTTGGGTGATCTTCAGTTAAAGGCTGCTGGAGACATTGACACAGATTATAATAGAGCTTCTAAACATAAATCTGACAAGAATGTTTACTCTGCCAAAAGGGGTTCAAACGACTGGATTGATGGGTTTGAAGATGCTTCCGACCTAGTGCACAAGATTGCTGAGAAAGATTTATTTCCCAATACAATTGATAGTTATGGAGTTGAAGATGATGAAGACAATGGAGAACTTAGTGAACCTAAGGCTGCCGCAGATGGAGAGGATAACACTGGGGATGAACTTCTGATGTACTCTAATGAGGAAGAATATGAAGTATTCAATTTGCGAATCGTTCACAGGAAAAACAG GACTGGATTTGAAGAAAACAAGGACCTGCCTATTGTGCTAAATACTGTAATTGCTGGCAGATATTATGTAACAGAATACCTAGGTTCAGCTGCTTTTAGTAAGGTTGTTCAAGCACATGATCTTCTCATGGGAATAGATGTTTGCCTGAAGatcattaaaaatgataaagatTTTTTCGACCAGAGTTTGGATGAAATTAAACTTCTAAAGCTTGTTAACAAGCATGACCCTGGAGATGAGCACCACATTTTGCGTCTCTATGACTACTTTTATCACCAG GAGCATCTGTTCATCGTCTGTGAACTCCTTCGAGCAAACTTGTATGAATTTCAGAAATTCAATCAAGAATCTGGCGGAGTAGCTTATTTTAACCTCAGCAGGTTGCAG GTCGTAACTCGTCAGTGTTTGGAGGCACTTGATTACTTACATGGCTTGGGAATTATTCACTGTGATCTAAAGCCTGAGAATATTCTTATCAAAAGTTATAGAAGatgtgagataaaaattattgatCTTGGAAGCAGTTGCTTTCAGACTGACAATCTGTGCCTATATGTTCAATCTCGTTCCTATAGAGCCCCTGAAGTCATCCTTGGCCTCCCATATGACAAGAAGATTGACCTGTGGTCTCTCGGATGTATCCTTGCTGAGCTATCCTCTGGGGAA GTGCTGTTTCCAAATGATGCGGTTGTAATGATCCTTGCCCGGATGGTCGGAATGCTAGGTCCTTTTGATCTGGAGATGTTGGAGAATGGACAAGAGACATACAAGTATTTCACAAAAGAATATGATCTGTACCATATAAACGAG GAGACAAACCAATTAGAATACATTATTTCTGAGGAGTCTCTACTGGAGCATCATCTGCAAGTTTCTGATGTTgggtttctcgattttgttaGACATTTGCTTCAGATGAACCCTCAAAGGCGCCCAACTGCGAGGGAGGCATTGCAACACCCATGGCTTTTGTGCTCGTACTAA
- the LOC18585848 gene encoding carboxy-terminal domain RNA polymerase II polypeptide A small phosphatase 1, giving the protein MAELTQAEVYSPRSMQVWRALLNWLAFFFQIFAQIIRAVGQYPLLSSSSSSSSSSSSSTTSSSPHRFKPLPVDDSTEIESPATVEIAAVLDSSVLADEDSVEKLTVVLDLDETLVCAYETSSLPPALRNQATDAGLKWFELECVSSDKEFEGKPKINYVTVFERPGLQEFLNQLSEFAELVLFTAGLEGYARPLVDRIDAENRFSLRLYRPSTISTEYREHVKDLSCLSKDLCRTVIVDNNPFSFLLQPLNGIPCIPFSAGQPHDTQLLDVLLPLLKHLSQQKDVRSVLYERFRMPEWFQKQGIPASGWSV; this is encoded by the exons ATGGCTGAGTTGACTCAGGCCGAGGTGTACTCGCCTCGGTCGATGCAAGTATGGAGGGCGTTGTTGAACTGGCTGGCTTTTTTCTTTCAGATCTTCGCTCAGATCATCAGAGCCGTCGGTCAATATCCTTTgctgtcttcttcttcttcttcttcttcttcgtctTCGTCGTCGACGACTTCGTCTTCCCCGCACCGTTTCAAGCCCTTGCCTGTCGATGACTCGACCGAGATCGAGTCTCCCGCTACGGTCGAGATCGCTGCCGTTTTGGACTCATCTGTTCTCGCTGATGAAGACAGCGTCGAAAAACTCACG GTAGTTCTTGACTTGGATGAAACTCTAGTATGCGCTTACGAGACATCTAGTCTGCCACCTGCTCTTCGTAACCAGGCAACAGATGCTGGATTGAAGTGGTTTGAGCTGGAATGTGTATCTTCAGACAAG GAATTTGAAGGAAAGCCTAAGATCAATTATGTTACGGTGTTTGAGCGCCCGGGGTTGcaagaatttttaaatcaacTAAGTGAATTTGCTGAGCTTGTACTATTTACTGCTGGCCTTGAAG GCTATGCTAGACCACTTGTTGACAGAATTGATGCAGAAAATCGATTTAGTCTTCGACTTTATAGGCCTTCTACAATTAGTAC GGAGTATCGGGAGCACGTGAAAGATCTCTCCTGCCTATCAAAGGATTTATGCCGAACTGTTATTGTTGACAACAATCCTTTCAGTTTCTTGTTGCAACCACTGAATGGGATTCCATGCATTCCATTTTCTGCAGGGCAGCCACATGATACACAG CTTCTGGATGTCCTTCTTCCACTTCTCAAGCACCTTTCTCAGCAGAAGGACGTGAGATCTGTTCTCTATGAGAGGTTCCGCATGCCTGAATGGTTTCAAAAACAGGGTATCCCTGCCTCAGGTTGGTCAGTGTAG
- the LOC18585847 gene encoding probable serine/threonine-protein kinase fhkA isoform X1, producing MEVSSEVEAVIQFLRKNGLREAEKALEEDMMEKNEEEEVGAFDFEKFLFPMPPPVRIPATIRRSEVDEKVKSSDGSDSDGDEFVSLRSSTSDVCSSDFVNPYGLHSASQADSDTSSDRLSQFGTARDYPDFDMQNDLYWYDDKDEGYLMTPCFAGSDFYGCPSEDKFVTTSETEKQQHNTLSVLDKSEGFQTEASIDYLDKPCLYNMACINGENEVQAMDYYHFDKCNRLEGDIEPELKNCAYGCSLPLCKCCGAPGLYDENPVNFSYLSSKETDLGDLQLKAAGDIDTDYNRASKHKSDKNVYSAKRGSNDWIDGFEDASDLVHKIAEKDLFPNTIDSYGVEDDEDNGELSEPKAAADGEDNTGDELLMYSNEEEYEVFNLRIVHRKNSRLICRNQYNSCYAIYRTGFEENKDLPIVLNTVIAGRYYVTEYLGSAAFSKVVQAHDLLMGIDVCLKIIKNDKDFFDQSLDEIKLLKLVNKHDPGDEHHILRLYDYFYHQEHLFIVCELLRANLYEFQKFNQESGGVAYFNLSRLQVVTRQCLEALDYLHGLGIIHCDLKPENILIKSYRRCEIKIIDLGSSCFQTDNLCLYVQSRSYRAPEVILGLPYDKKIDLWSLGCILAELSSGEVLFPNDAVVMILARMVGMLGPFDLEMLENGQETYKYFTKEYDLYHINEETNQLEYIISEESLLEHHLQVSDVGFLDFVRHLLQMNPQRRPTAREALQHPWLLCSY from the exons ATGGAGGTGAGCTCTGAGGTGGAAGCTGTGATACAGTTTCTGAGGAAGAATGGATTGAGAGAAGCTGAGAAAGCTCTTGAGGAAGATATgatggagaaaaatgaagaagaagaagtgggTGCTTTTGATTTCGAGAAATTCTTGTTCCCCATGCCGCCACCGGTAAGGATTCCGGCGACCATCCGGAGATCGGAGGTGGATGAGAAAGTCAAGTCCAGTGATGGGTCGGATTCAGATGGTGATGAATTTGTCAGCTTGAGGTCTTCTACAAGTGATGTTTGCTCTTCAG ACTTTGTGAATCCATATGGACTTCATTCTGCATCTCAGGCTGATTCCGATACTTCATCAGATAGATTATCTCAATTTGGAACAGCACGTGATTATCCTGATTTTGACATGCAAAATGACTTGTATTGGTATGATGACAAAGATGAAGGCTACCTCATGACTCCATGCTTTGCTGGGTCAGACTTCTATGGCTGTCCAAGTGAGGATAAGTTTGTCACAACTTCAGAGACAGAGAAGCAACAACATAATACACTGAGTGTACTTGACAAATCTGAAGGATTTCAAACAGAGGCAAGCATTGATTACTTGGACAAGCCATGCCTTTATAATATGGCCTGCATAAATGGGGAAAATGAGGTTCAAGCAATGgattattatcattttgatAAATGTAATAGGCTTGAAGGGGACATTGAACCGGAGTTGAAGAACTGTGCTTATGGTTGTTCACTTCCTCTTTGCAAATGTTGTGGGGCACCAGGTCTTTATGATGAAAATCCTGTGAACTTCAGCTACTTGAGCTCCAAAGAAACTGATTTGGGTGATCTTCAGTTAAAGGCTGCTGGAGACATTGACACAGATTATAATAGAGCTTCTAAACATAAATCTGACAAGAATGTTTACTCTGCCAAAAGGGGTTCAAACGACTGGATTGATGGGTTTGAAGATGCTTCCGACCTAGTGCACAAGATTGCTGAGAAAGATTTATTTCCCAATACAATTGATAGTTATGGAGTTGAAGATGATGAAGACAATGGAGAACTTAGTGAACCTAAGGCTGCCGCAGATGGAGAGGATAACACTGGGGATGAACTTCTGATGTACTCTAATGAGGAAGAATATGAAGTATTCAATTTGCGAATCGTTCACAGGAAAAACAG CAGGTTAATATGCAGAAATCAGTATAACTCGTGTTATGCCATCTACAGGACTGGATTTGAAGAAAACAAGGACCTGCCTATTGTGCTAAATACTGTAATTGCTGGCAGATATTATGTAACAGAATACCTAGGTTCAGCTGCTTTTAGTAAGGTTGTTCAAGCACATGATCTTCTCATGGGAATAGATGTTTGCCTGAAGatcattaaaaatgataaagatTTTTTCGACCAGAGTTTGGATGAAATTAAACTTCTAAAGCTTGTTAACAAGCATGACCCTGGAGATGAGCACCACATTTTGCGTCTCTATGACTACTTTTATCACCAG GAGCATCTGTTCATCGTCTGTGAACTCCTTCGAGCAAACTTGTATGAATTTCAGAAATTCAATCAAGAATCTGGCGGAGTAGCTTATTTTAACCTCAGCAGGTTGCAG GTCGTAACTCGTCAGTGTTTGGAGGCACTTGATTACTTACATGGCTTGGGAATTATTCACTGTGATCTAAAGCCTGAGAATATTCTTATCAAAAGTTATAGAAGatgtgagataaaaattattgatCTTGGAAGCAGTTGCTTTCAGACTGACAATCTGTGCCTATATGTTCAATCTCGTTCCTATAGAGCCCCTGAAGTCATCCTTGGCCTCCCATATGACAAGAAGATTGACCTGTGGTCTCTCGGATGTATCCTTGCTGAGCTATCCTCTGGGGAA GTGCTGTTTCCAAATGATGCGGTTGTAATGATCCTTGCCCGGATGGTCGGAATGCTAGGTCCTTTTGATCTGGAGATGTTGGAGAATGGACAAGAGACATACAAGTATTTCACAAAAGAATATGATCTGTACCATATAAACGAG GAGACAAACCAATTAGAATACATTATTTCTGAGGAGTCTCTACTGGAGCATCATCTGCAAGTTTCTGATGTTgggtttctcgattttgttaGACATTTGCTTCAGATGAACCCTCAAAGGCGCCCAACTGCGAGGGAGGCATTGCAACACCCATGGCTTTTGTGCTCGTACTAA
- the LOC18585847 gene encoding uncharacterized protein LOC18585847 isoform X4, translating to MEVSSEVEAVIQFLRKNGLREAEKALEEDMMEKNEEEEVGAFDFEKFLFPMPPPVRIPATIRRSEVDEKVKSSDGSDSDGDEFVSLRSSTSDVCSSDFVNPYGLHSASQADSDTSSDRLSQFGTARDYPDFDMQNDLYWYDDKDEGYLMTPCFAGSDFYGCPSEDKFVTTSETEKQQHNTLSVLDKSEGFQTEASIDYLDKPCLYNMACINGENEVQAMDYYHFDKCNRLEGDIEPELKNCAYGCSLPLCKCCGAPGLYDENPVNFSYLSSKETDLGDLQLKAAGDIDTDYNRASKHKSDKNVYSAKRGSNDWIDGFEDASDLVHKIAEKDLFPNTIDSYGVEDDEDNGELSEPKAAADGEDNTGDELLMYSNEEEYEVFNLRIVHRKNSRLICRNQYNSCYAIYRTGFEENKDLPIVLNTVIAGRYYVTEYLGSAAFSKVVQAHDLLMGIDVCLKIIKNDKDFFDQSLDEIKLLKLVNKHDPGDEHHILRLYDYFYHQEHLFIVCELLRANLYEFQKFNQESGGVAYFNLSRLQVVTRQCLEALDYLHGLGIIHCDLKPENILIKSYRRCEIKIIDLGSSCFQTDNLCLYVQSRSYRAPEVILGLPYDKKIDLWSLGCILAELSSGEVLFPNDAVVMILARMVGMLGPFDLEMLENGQETYKYFTKEYDLYHINETFASDEPSKAPNCEGGIATPMAFVLVLKQNS from the exons ATGGAGGTGAGCTCTGAGGTGGAAGCTGTGATACAGTTTCTGAGGAAGAATGGATTGAGAGAAGCTGAGAAAGCTCTTGAGGAAGATATgatggagaaaaatgaagaagaagaagtgggTGCTTTTGATTTCGAGAAATTCTTGTTCCCCATGCCGCCACCGGTAAGGATTCCGGCGACCATCCGGAGATCGGAGGTGGATGAGAAAGTCAAGTCCAGTGATGGGTCGGATTCAGATGGTGATGAATTTGTCAGCTTGAGGTCTTCTACAAGTGATGTTTGCTCTTCAG ACTTTGTGAATCCATATGGACTTCATTCTGCATCTCAGGCTGATTCCGATACTTCATCAGATAGATTATCTCAATTTGGAACAGCACGTGATTATCCTGATTTTGACATGCAAAATGACTTGTATTGGTATGATGACAAAGATGAAGGCTACCTCATGACTCCATGCTTTGCTGGGTCAGACTTCTATGGCTGTCCAAGTGAGGATAAGTTTGTCACAACTTCAGAGACAGAGAAGCAACAACATAATACACTGAGTGTACTTGACAAATCTGAAGGATTTCAAACAGAGGCAAGCATTGATTACTTGGACAAGCCATGCCTTTATAATATGGCCTGCATAAATGGGGAAAATGAGGTTCAAGCAATGgattattatcattttgatAAATGTAATAGGCTTGAAGGGGACATTGAACCGGAGTTGAAGAACTGTGCTTATGGTTGTTCACTTCCTCTTTGCAAATGTTGTGGGGCACCAGGTCTTTATGATGAAAATCCTGTGAACTTCAGCTACTTGAGCTCCAAAGAAACTGATTTGGGTGATCTTCAGTTAAAGGCTGCTGGAGACATTGACACAGATTATAATAGAGCTTCTAAACATAAATCTGACAAGAATGTTTACTCTGCCAAAAGGGGTTCAAACGACTGGATTGATGGGTTTGAAGATGCTTCCGACCTAGTGCACAAGATTGCTGAGAAAGATTTATTTCCCAATACAATTGATAGTTATGGAGTTGAAGATGATGAAGACAATGGAGAACTTAGTGAACCTAAGGCTGCCGCAGATGGAGAGGATAACACTGGGGATGAACTTCTGATGTACTCTAATGAGGAAGAATATGAAGTATTCAATTTGCGAATCGTTCACAGGAAAAACAG CAGGTTAATATGCAGAAATCAGTATAACTCGTGTTATGCCATCTACAGGACTGGATTTGAAGAAAACAAGGACCTGCCTATTGTGCTAAATACTGTAATTGCTGGCAGATATTATGTAACAGAATACCTAGGTTCAGCTGCTTTTAGTAAGGTTGTTCAAGCACATGATCTTCTCATGGGAATAGATGTTTGCCTGAAGatcattaaaaatgataaagatTTTTTCGACCAGAGTTTGGATGAAATTAAACTTCTAAAGCTTGTTAACAAGCATGACCCTGGAGATGAGCACCACATTTTGCGTCTCTATGACTACTTTTATCACCAG GAGCATCTGTTCATCGTCTGTGAACTCCTTCGAGCAAACTTGTATGAATTTCAGAAATTCAATCAAGAATCTGGCGGAGTAGCTTATTTTAACCTCAGCAGGTTGCAG GTCGTAACTCGTCAGTGTTTGGAGGCACTTGATTACTTACATGGCTTGGGAATTATTCACTGTGATCTAAAGCCTGAGAATATTCTTATCAAAAGTTATAGAAGatgtgagataaaaattattgatCTTGGAAGCAGTTGCTTTCAGACTGACAATCTGTGCCTATATGTTCAATCTCGTTCCTATAGAGCCCCTGAAGTCATCCTTGGCCTCCCATATGACAAGAAGATTGACCTGTGGTCTCTCGGATGTATCCTTGCTGAGCTATCCTCTGGGGAA GTGCTGTTTCCAAATGATGCGGTTGTAATGATCCTTGCCCGGATGGTCGGAATGCTAGGTCCTTTTGATCTGGAGATGTTGGAGAATGGACAAGAGACATACAAGTATTTCACAAAAGAATATGATCTGTACCATATAAACGAG ACATTTGCTTCAGATGAACCCTCAAAGGCGCCCAACTGCGAGGGAGGCATTGCAACACCCATGGCTTTTGTGCTCGTACTAAAGCAGAACTCCTGA
- the LOC18585847 gene encoding probable serine/threonine-protein kinase clkA isoform X2 — translation MEVSSEVEAVIQFLRKNGLREAEKALEEDMMEKNEEEEVGAFDFEKFLFPMPPPVRIPATIRRSEVDEKVKSSDGSDSDGDEFVSLRSSTSDVCSSDFVNPYGLHSASQADSDTSSDRLSQFGTARDYPDFDMQNDLYWYDDKDEGYLMTPCFAGSDFYGCPSEDKFVTTSETEKQQHNTLSVLDKSEGFQTEASIDYLDKPCLYNMACINGENEVQAMDYYHFDKCNRLEGDIEPELKNCAYGCSLPLCKCCGAPGLYDENPVNFSYLSSKETDLGDLQLKAAGDIDTDYNRASKHKSDKNVYSAKRGSNDWIDGFEDASDLVHKIAEKDLFPNTIDSYGVEDDEDNGELSEPKAAADGEDNTGDELLMYSNEEEYEVFNLRIVHRKNRLICRNQYNSCYAIYRTGFEENKDLPIVLNTVIAGRYYVTEYLGSAAFSKVVQAHDLLMGIDVCLKIIKNDKDFFDQSLDEIKLLKLVNKHDPGDEHHILRLYDYFYHQEHLFIVCELLRANLYEFQKFNQESGGVAYFNLSRLQVVTRQCLEALDYLHGLGIIHCDLKPENILIKSYRRCEIKIIDLGSSCFQTDNLCLYVQSRSYRAPEVILGLPYDKKIDLWSLGCILAELSSGEVLFPNDAVVMILARMVGMLGPFDLEMLENGQETYKYFTKEYDLYHINEETNQLEYIISEESLLEHHLQVSDVGFLDFVRHLLQMNPQRRPTAREALQHPWLLCSY, via the exons ATGGAGGTGAGCTCTGAGGTGGAAGCTGTGATACAGTTTCTGAGGAAGAATGGATTGAGAGAAGCTGAGAAAGCTCTTGAGGAAGATATgatggagaaaaatgaagaagaagaagtgggTGCTTTTGATTTCGAGAAATTCTTGTTCCCCATGCCGCCACCGGTAAGGATTCCGGCGACCATCCGGAGATCGGAGGTGGATGAGAAAGTCAAGTCCAGTGATGGGTCGGATTCAGATGGTGATGAATTTGTCAGCTTGAGGTCTTCTACAAGTGATGTTTGCTCTTCAG ACTTTGTGAATCCATATGGACTTCATTCTGCATCTCAGGCTGATTCCGATACTTCATCAGATAGATTATCTCAATTTGGAACAGCACGTGATTATCCTGATTTTGACATGCAAAATGACTTGTATTGGTATGATGACAAAGATGAAGGCTACCTCATGACTCCATGCTTTGCTGGGTCAGACTTCTATGGCTGTCCAAGTGAGGATAAGTTTGTCACAACTTCAGAGACAGAGAAGCAACAACATAATACACTGAGTGTACTTGACAAATCTGAAGGATTTCAAACAGAGGCAAGCATTGATTACTTGGACAAGCCATGCCTTTATAATATGGCCTGCATAAATGGGGAAAATGAGGTTCAAGCAATGgattattatcattttgatAAATGTAATAGGCTTGAAGGGGACATTGAACCGGAGTTGAAGAACTGTGCTTATGGTTGTTCACTTCCTCTTTGCAAATGTTGTGGGGCACCAGGTCTTTATGATGAAAATCCTGTGAACTTCAGCTACTTGAGCTCCAAAGAAACTGATTTGGGTGATCTTCAGTTAAAGGCTGCTGGAGACATTGACACAGATTATAATAGAGCTTCTAAACATAAATCTGACAAGAATGTTTACTCTGCCAAAAGGGGTTCAAACGACTGGATTGATGGGTTTGAAGATGCTTCCGACCTAGTGCACAAGATTGCTGAGAAAGATTTATTTCCCAATACAATTGATAGTTATGGAGTTGAAGATGATGAAGACAATGGAGAACTTAGTGAACCTAAGGCTGCCGCAGATGGAGAGGATAACACTGGGGATGAACTTCTGATGTACTCTAATGAGGAAGAATATGAAGTATTCAATTTGCGAATCGTTCACAGGAAAAACAG GTTAATATGCAGAAATCAGTATAACTCGTGTTATGCCATCTACAGGACTGGATTTGAAGAAAACAAGGACCTGCCTATTGTGCTAAATACTGTAATTGCTGGCAGATATTATGTAACAGAATACCTAGGTTCAGCTGCTTTTAGTAAGGTTGTTCAAGCACATGATCTTCTCATGGGAATAGATGTTTGCCTGAAGatcattaaaaatgataaagatTTTTTCGACCAGAGTTTGGATGAAATTAAACTTCTAAAGCTTGTTAACAAGCATGACCCTGGAGATGAGCACCACATTTTGCGTCTCTATGACTACTTTTATCACCAG GAGCATCTGTTCATCGTCTGTGAACTCCTTCGAGCAAACTTGTATGAATTTCAGAAATTCAATCAAGAATCTGGCGGAGTAGCTTATTTTAACCTCAGCAGGTTGCAG GTCGTAACTCGTCAGTGTTTGGAGGCACTTGATTACTTACATGGCTTGGGAATTATTCACTGTGATCTAAAGCCTGAGAATATTCTTATCAAAAGTTATAGAAGatgtgagataaaaattattgatCTTGGAAGCAGTTGCTTTCAGACTGACAATCTGTGCCTATATGTTCAATCTCGTTCCTATAGAGCCCCTGAAGTCATCCTTGGCCTCCCATATGACAAGAAGATTGACCTGTGGTCTCTCGGATGTATCCTTGCTGAGCTATCCTCTGGGGAA GTGCTGTTTCCAAATGATGCGGTTGTAATGATCCTTGCCCGGATGGTCGGAATGCTAGGTCCTTTTGATCTGGAGATGTTGGAGAATGGACAAGAGACATACAAGTATTTCACAAAAGAATATGATCTGTACCATATAAACGAG GAGACAAACCAATTAGAATACATTATTTCTGAGGAGTCTCTACTGGAGCATCATCTGCAAGTTTCTGATGTTgggtttctcgattttgttaGACATTTGCTTCAGATGAACCCTCAAAGGCGCCCAACTGCGAGGGAGGCATTGCAACACCCATGGCTTTTGTGCTCGTACTAA